In one Lolium rigidum isolate FL_2022 chromosome 3, APGP_CSIRO_Lrig_0.1, whole genome shotgun sequence genomic region, the following are encoded:
- the LOC124703109 gene encoding putative disease resistance protein RGA4 encodes MAAVLDPLVGSCITKLQDIIVENAVLILGVKEELEELQGTIKQIQCFLYDAEQRMIQESAVQNWISELRDAMYDADDIVDSARFEGSKLLRDNPSSSRNSTACCDISFLSCFPGIQRRHEIAVKIRDLNKRIEKLSKHGNSFLHPGVAPSGQGSISKQKLNSKLAQHNLVGKEIIHSSRKLVELVLAHKEHKAYKLAVVGTGGVGKTTLAQKIYNDQKIKGNFNKHAWVCVSEECNEVNLLKEILRNIGVHQEQGESIAELQNKIAETIDGKSFFLVLDDVWKSNVWTDLLKTPLCSANTAVILVTTRDVRIAMNIHTDHTHKVDLMSEEVGWELLWKSMDIVAEKEVHNLRSTGIEIVRKCGYLPLAIKVIASVLASKDQTENEWQKILRLIDAWSESKLPDDIEGSLYLSYNELPHHLKQCFLYCALYPEDAVIFRHDIIRLWVAEGFVEEQQGQLVEDTAEDYYDELIHRNLLEPVGAYFDHVRCKMHDLLRHLACYLSREECFVGDPESLRVSSMSKMRRLTAIPKKDLLVLPSMDNGEFKVRTFRTDSHDSLVQHIPECIGKLMHLRLLDLDGTLISCLPESIGCLINLQILNLQRCKALHSLPLAIIQLCNLRRIGLDHTPINQVPKDEPYSEEDVSKIEKIFQQLIPPQNLEDLLIIRFFGRRYPTWLGTTHLSSIIYLTLIDCNSCVHLPPLGQLPNLRYLRIDGAAAVTKIGPEFVGCRGDNRRSTDAVVAFPKLESLLFWNMPNWEEWSFVEEGDAEAAEGGEDGSAEIQKGKAPSPGMQLLPRLKRLEFQGCPKLGSLPRQLGQEATSLEVLDIRIASSLKVVEDLPFLSEILLIHGCGGLERVSNLPRVGRLRINDCPGLRCVEGLGNLQQLFLTKGMKELSSLWIPGLQQQHKQLHGEDLDVYDWK; translated from the exons ATGGCAGCTGTATTAGATCCTTTGGTTGGATCATGCATCACAAAGTTGCAAGATATCATTGTGGAGAATGCTGTACTAATTCTCGGTGTAAAAGAAGAGCTCGAAGAACTGCAGGGAACAATAAAACAAATACAATGCTTCCTTTATGATGCTGAGCAAAGGATGATACAGGAGTCAGCAGTTCAAAATTGGATCAGTGAGCTAAGAGATGCTATGTATGATGCTGATGATATTGTTGACTCGGCCAGATTTGAAGGAAGCAAGCTACTAAGAGATAACCCATCATCATCTAGAAACTCGACTGCATGTTGTGACATttcatttttatcttgctttcctGGTATTCAGAGGCGTCATGAAATTGCTGTGAAGATTAGAGACCTCAACAAAAGAATTGAGAAGCTCTCAAAGCACGGAAACAGTTTTTTACATCCCGGTGTAGCACCTTCTGGCCAAGGCTCAATATCCAAACAGAAGTTAAATTCCAAgcttgcacaacacaaccttgTGGGAAAGGAGATTATACATTCTAGCAGGAAACTCGTGGAGTTGGTGCTTGCTCACAAGGAACATAAGGCTTATAAACTTGCTGTTGTTGGTACCGGAGGGGTTGGAAAGACAACGCTAGCCCAAAAAATATACAATGatcaaaaaataaaaggaaacttCAACAAACACGCATGGGTTTGTGTTTCCGAAGAGTGCAATGAAGTTAATCTTCTAAAAGAGATTCTCAGAAATATCGGGGTGCATCAAGAGCAAGGTGAGTCCATAGCAGAGCTCCAGAACAAGATTGCAGAAACAATTGATGGCAAGAGCTTCTTTCTTGTTCTAGATGATGTGTGGAAATCTAATGTATGGACCGATCTACTAAAGACTCCATTGTGTAGTGCAAATACAGCAGTGATTTTGGTAACCACACGAGATGTTAGAATTGCAATGAATATCCATACAGATCATACCCATAAAGTTGATCTAATGTCAGAAGAGGTGGGATGGGAGCTACTTTGGAAGAGCATGGATATTGTTGCAGAGAAAGAAGTACACAATCTGAGAAGCACTGGGATCGAGATTGTTCGTAAATGTGGGTATCTCCCACTTGCGATCAAGGTCATTGCAAGTGTTTTGGCAAGTAAAGATCAAACAGAAAATGAGTGGCAAAAGATTTTGAGATTAATTGATGCTTGGTCAGAGAGCAAACTTCCTGATGATATCGAAGGGTCTTTATATCTGAGCTACAATGAGTTACCGCATCATCTGAAGCAGTGCTTCCTTTATTGTGCATTGTATCCTGAAGATGCTGTAATTTTTCGTCATGATATTATTAGATTATGGGTTGCTGAGGGCTTTGTAGAGGAACAACAAGGCCAACTAGTAGAAGATACAGCAGAAGATTACTACGATGAGCTAATCCATCGGAATCTCCTCGAACCAGTTGGTGCATATTTTGACCATGTGAGATGCAAAATGCATGACCTCTTAAGGCATCTAGCTTGTTATTTATCAAGAGAAGAATGTTTTGTTGGTGACCCGGAATCATTAAGGGTCAGCAGTATGTCAAAAATGCGACGCCTTACTGCTATCCCTAAGAAGGATTTATTAGTGTTACCTAGCATGGATAATGGCGAATTTAAGGTGAGGACCTTCCGGACTGACAGCCA TGACTCACTCGTACAACACATTCCGGAATGTATAGGAAAATTGATGCATCTACGTCTACTTGATCTTGATGGCACTCTCATATCTTGTCTTCCGGAGTCCATCGGTTGCCTTATAAATCTTCAGATATTGAACTTGCAAAGGTGCAAAGCTCTGCATAGCCTTCCTTTGGCAATCATTCAATTGTGCAATTTAAGGCGCATTGGTCTGGATCATACACCCATAAATCAGGTTCCAAAAG ATGAACCATATTCAGAGGAAGATGTTAGCAAGATTGAGAAGATCTTTCAACAGCTAATCCCTCCACAGAACCTGGAAGATCTACTTATCATTAGGTTCTTTGGCCGGAGGTATCCCACATGGCTTGGTACCACCCACCTATCTTCAATTATATACTTGACGCTCATAGATTGCAATTCATGTGTGCATCTTCCACCACTCGGGCAGCTGCCCAACCTGAGATATCTGAGAATTGATGGAGCAGCAGCAGTTACCAAGATTGGACCCGAATTCGTGGGCTGCAGGGGGGATAATCGCAGATCCACGGATGCGGTTGTTGCTTTCCCCAAGCTCGAATCGTTGCTCTTCTGGAATATGCCCAATTGGGAGGAGTGGTCCTTTGTTGAAGAGGGAGATGCAGAGGCAGCGGAAGGGGGAGAGGATGGATCTGCTGAGATACAAAAGGGGAAAGCCCCGTCTCCAGGGATGCAGTTGCTGCCACGCTTGAAGAGATTGGAATTTCAGGGCTGCCCCAAGCTGGGATCTCTCCCACGACAGCTTGGACAGGAGGCCACCAGCTTGGAAGTGCTCGATATAAGAATAGCAAGCTCCTTGAAGGTGGTGGAGGATCTCCCGTTCCTCTCCGAGATTCTTTTAATTCACGGATGCGGCGGGCTGGAGAGGGTCTCGAACCTTCCTCGGGTGGGGAGGCTGCGGATAAATGATTGCCCGGGCTTGAGGTGTGTTGAGGGGTTGGGTAATTTGCAACAGCTGTTTCTGACTAAGGGCATGAAAGAGCTATCCTCACTGTGGATACCAGGGCTTCAACAGCAGCACAAACAACTTCACGGTGAAGACCTTGATGTCTACGACTGGAAGTAA